The DNA window CCGGAGCTGCAGCCGTATTAAAAGTCGGCGATGGCGGCGTTAAGACTATTAATGAGGCTCTCAGTAAGGCAAAACCCGGCGACACGATAGAGGTTGTTGGCGGCACGTATTCTGAGACTCTTAAATTAAATAAAAAAATACACATTAAAGGAATCAACAATCCCGTTATAACCTCAAAAGGCGGCTATGTTATTGATATAACAAGTTCCGGCGTAACAGTCGAGGGCTTTACTATAAAATACGAGGGGAAACACGCTGCAGACGATGTCGCAATTCTTGTCCACAATGGATCGCAAGGGGTACTGATAAAAAAGAATGTTTTAAAAAACGTTATGTTTGGGATAAAGGTTGTAGAGAGTCTGGATACCGCTATTGTTGACAATACGGTAGAGGGCATAGAGGATAAAGATGAGAACACAAGGGGAACGTGTATAACTGCAGTTGGCACCCTAAACCTTGAGGTTAGCGGCAATAAGATTACAAGCTGCCGGGATGGCATCTATATGGAGGTCTCCCACTACGCAACAGTGACAGATAACGAGGTAACAAATTCCCGTTATGCAATACACACGATGTGGGTTGATTCGGGTAACTTCTGCGACAATATTGTAATTGACAATCTTGTAGGGATGGCCATCATGTACACCAAACACACCGTTGCAAACAGAAACATCGCCGTTGGAAATAAAACACACGGGCTTTTAATAAATCAAACTATAAGAAGTGAAATAAATGAAAATATATCTATCGGCAACACAAAGGGAATCTTTCTGTATAATTCCATAGAAAATGAGGTTAAATCTAATCTCGTAATGAACAACAACATTGGGATTCACAGCTGGGGGGGCTCTGAGGAAAACAAGATAACAGGCAATTCGCTGATTGATAACGAGGTGCAGGTAAAGTATGTGGCGGCTAAAGATCAGGAGTGGAACGGAAACTACTGGAGCGACTATCTGGGCTGGGACATGACCGGAAAGGGTAGTGGGGATATGCCCTATGAGTCAAACACGGTGGTCGACCATATTTTCTGGCGTTACCCTCTGGCTAAGCTTCTCTACAGCAGCCCGGCAATTCATGTTTTAAAAATAATAGAAAAACAGTTCCCTATACTGAAAGTCCCCAAGGTGACAGACAGAACTCCCTCTATGGCGCCTCTTCATAAAAACTGGAGGCTGCTTAAGGCTAAATACGCAAACTACCAGCCAGCCCGTTATCATGTGGACATACAGAAACTCTCCAACACAGGAGGCATCTATTGAAAATTACCTTTAATGAAGTGACAAAACGTTACGGAGACGTTGTTGCTCTTGAGAAAGTGACTCTTGAGATAGCGCATGGCGAGACGTTTGGACTTGTGGGGCCAAATGGCTCCGGTAAGTCAACTCTGATGAGGCTGCTGCTTGGCATAATTAAGCCAACTGAGGGCAGTGTGCTTTTTGACGGTGTATCGTTGGATGAAAAAGGCTGGATAGAGATAAGACGGCAGATTGGGTATATGCCTGAGCGGGTGTCGTTTTATGACAACCTGACGGGGTTTGAGACACTGC is part of the Nitrospirota bacterium genome and encodes:
- the nosD gene encoding nitrous oxide reductase family maturation protein NosD, translating into MNSCRLISLFFAIFMVSATTGAAAVLKVGDGGVKTINEALSKAKPGDTIEVVGGTYSETLKLNKKIHIKGINNPVITSKGGYVIDITSSGVTVEGFTIKYEGKHAADDVAILVHNGSQGVLIKKNVLKNVMFGIKVVESLDTAIVDNTVEGIEDKDENTRGTCITAVGTLNLEVSGNKITSCRDGIYMEVSHYATVTDNEVTNSRYAIHTMWVDSGNFCDNIVIDNLVGMAIMYTKHTVANRNIAVGNKTHGLLINQTIRSEINENISIGNTKGIFLYNSIENEVKSNLVMNNNIGIHSWGGSEENKITGNSLIDNEVQVKYVAAKDQEWNGNYWSDYLGWDMTGKGSGDMPYESNTVVDHIFWRYPLAKLLYSSPAIHVLKIIEKQFPILKVPKVTDRTPSMAPLHKNWRLLKAKYANYQPARYHVDIQKLSNTGGIY